TTCAGTCTACCTATTATTGTAGCTAGGAAACTTTAGATAAACAACTTCTAAGTATATTTTTTTATATACCACTTCTTGAACAAGAATCTAACGTGCAGCATACTCGAAACAGAAATGTTGTTTCGTATTATATTTTCTGAAGCAATGAAAAAGAGCTACTGCCATCATTGACGTAGCCCTTTTGTATTCGTTTCAAATTCTCTGTCGGCTGATTAGCGACGCTCTTTAATACGAGCTGCTTTTCCGCGCAGGTTACGAAGATAATAAAGCTTCGCACGACGTACGATACCGCGACGAGAAACTTCGATTTTATCAACTCTTGGTGAATGTAATGGGAAAGTACGCTCCACACCAATACCGTAAGAAATTTTTCTTACTGTAAATGTTTCGCTGATTCCGCCGTTTTGACGTTTGATTACAACACCTTCAAATACCTGGATACGCTCACGACTACCCTCTACAACCTTTACGTGAACTTTTAATGTATCACCAGGTCGAAAATCAGGATGATCTGTACGCAATTGATCTTTGGTTACGTCTGCAATAATTTGTTGCATGATTTTCACTCCTTCCAAACTAATGCTCATGTCCTCATTTGAACAGCGGAACATCGTTCTACATACTTATACGCACATAAGCACAATTAATAATATAGCATATTCTTGCGTGAAGTACAACTACTTTTCGTTATTTTTTATTTCTTGAAGTATTTTTTTATCCGCTTCATTCAACGCTTGATTTCCCAACAAATCTGGGCGTCTTTGAGCGGTTCGTTTCAAAGATTCCTTCCTTCTCCAAGCATCAATATTCGCATGGTTACCTGATAAAAGGACATCCGGAACCTTCATTCCCCGAAAATCAGCCGGACGTGTATAATGGGGGTGCTCCAATAAACCTGTTGAAAAAGAATCCTGCTTAGCCGACGCTTCATTTCCAAGTGCTTCCGGCAATAGCCGAACAACGCTATCTACAACAACCATGGCCCCCAGTTCTCCGCCTGTTAATACATAGTCGCCGATGGATATTTCATCCGTTACCAGATGCTCACGAATTCGTTCATCATACCCTTCATAATGACCGCATATAAAAATCAAATGGTCCTCCTGCGCAAATTCTTCTGCTTTTTGTTGTGTATAAGCTTCTCCTTGAGGACACATTAAAACCACACGGGGACGGGATTTACTGTCTTTTTTTACAGCTTCCACCGCATCAAATACAGGCTGTGGAGTCAGCACCATGCCTGCTCCTCCGCCATAAGGATAATCATCTGTCTTTTTATGTTTATTTGTCGAATAATCACGAAAGTCAATGAGCTGATAAGAAAACTGTTCTTTATCTGCTGCTTTCTTTAAAATAGAGCTTTCCATTACACCATGGAACATTTCCGGGAAAAGCGTCAGAATATCAATATGCATCTAATCTAACATCCCTTCCATTAACTCCACTGTAATAACTCCCGTTTGAATATCTACCTTTTTAATTACATCTTCAATGTAAGGTATTAACAAATCCTTCATACCAGGTCTTTGTACAACCCAGACATCATTAGCACCAGGAGACAGGATTTCTTTTACTTTCCCTAAAGTATCTCCGTCCGTTGTCTGAACCACGCAGCCGATAATTTCATGATAGTAAAACGCATTCTCTTCCAATTCTTCTGTTTGATTTTTATCGATATACAAATTCAAACCCTTCCACTTCTCCACTTCATTCATATTTGTATATCCTTCGAATGTCAGTAAGTCAAAACCTTTATGAATGCGGTGTGACGCAATGGTTAATGAAGTATCCCCATCATCTGATACGAGAATTACTTCATTGCCGGGAGTGAACCGTTCTTCAAAATCGGTAACACGCAAAATTTTCACTTCACCTCGAACGCCATGTGTATTAACGATTTTTCCAATTTTTAATTTCTCTGTGTGCATGTTTTCCCACCTATTCTAATCATCAATTCGGATAACTTTATCATCTTTAATTACAATAGCCTGCTCCTTCATAATGTGGTTCCAATCTGAGCCGACTTCGACTTCAACAAGAGCTTCAACCTCTTTTTCCACGATTTCACTACCCATTTCTAATTCATCCAGCTGCTCTATTTTAAAATCCAGCAGCTTCATTTTTTCCTGCCGATTTTTAATTTCCTGGTTAAACTTCGATTCCATATCGGAACGGACATTTGTATTTTTGTTCTTTAATTTTCTTATTTCAAATTGGAGTTGTTGACACTCTTGTTCAAGACGTAATTTATGATTCGTGAAATTTTGGCGGATTTTTTCTTTGCTTTCTTCGGTTACAACTAACTTAATGGGAACTTTTTTGATTAATTTCAATGATATTCAGCTCCTGCCTGATAGATTCGAAAATGTGTAAAAAGGGAAAGTTGAGCCCTAAAAAAAACAGGGTCAGCTTTCCCTTCACCAAGCTGTCCAAACAGAATACATCACTCCGTTTGGACAGGAATCTTACATAATATCTAAAAAAATGCGTTTATTACCACCAGTATTCGCTGCATAGACAACCGTACGGATTGCTTTTGCAACTCGTCCGTTTTTGCCAATAACTTTTCCGACATCATCCGGATGAACCGTTAAATGATAAGTAACCTTCGAATCTTCTTCGGTTTCCTTAATAACAATATCGTCCGGATAATCTACTAATGAGGTAACAATCGATTTAATCAGGGCTTTCATGATATCACACTACTTATTTAGAATTTTTTTGTTCGTGGAAATTCTTCATGATGCCTTCTTTAGAAAACAGGTTACGTACTGTGTCACTTGGCTTCGCGCCTTTTGTCATCCAATCAAGTGCTTTTTCTTCATCTATTTTAACTTCAACCGGATTTACTACAGGATTGTACGTACCGATTTGTTCGATAAAGCGACCGTCACGTGGAGAACGAGAGTCAGCTACTACAATACGATAGAATGGATTTCTTTTCGCACCCATACGTTTTAAACGAATTTTTACTGCCATGTTTTTGCACCTCCAATAATTATCTTATCACAAGAATTGATTCTACCAGATAGTTTTTAGTCTGTAAAGTATTTTTCCATTACAAGCTTATTTTATTATAAAAAGACGTGAAAATCAACACGAAGATACGTGTTCAAAGCGAAAAAAGTTCTTTACCGCCAGTCACATTATTTTAACGGACTTTTTGAACTCCCTTTACATGAAAGGAAATTTCATGCCGCCGCCTTTTCCTTTCTTGCCCTTTTGCATATTGGTCATCTGCTTCATCATTTTTTTCATTTCGGAGAACTGTTTTAACAAGCGGTTTACCGCTGCAACAGAAGTTCCGGACCCTTTTGCAATACGTTTTCTTCTGCTTCCGTTAATGACGCTCGGTTCCTGGCGTTCTTCTTTTGTCATCGATTGAATAATCGCCTCTACCTCTGTCAACTGACTTTCGTCCAGCTGCGCATTTTTCAAGCCTTTCATCTTGTTGGATCCCGGAATCATAGACATTAAGTCATCTAATGGACCCATTTGACGCACCTGTCCCATCTGTTCCAGGAAATCATCAAATGTAAAGGACATCGAACGCATTTTTTCTTCAAGGTCTTTTGCCTGTTTTTCATCTACATTGGTCTGCGCTTTTTCAATAAGAGAGAGCACGTCCCCCATGCCAAGTATTCTGGAAGCCATACGTTCCGGGTGGAAAGCTTCCAGCTGATCCAATTTTTCACCCATGCCGGCAAATTTAATCGGCTTATCTGTTACTGCTTTGATAGAAAGTGCCGCACCGCCGCGCGTATCCCCATCTAATTTCGTCAGAACTACTCCGGTAATATCCAGCTGATCATTAAAGCTTTCCGCAACATTGACTGCATCTTGACCTGTCATGGAATCGACCACTAAGAAGATTTCATCCGGTTTTACATCCGTTTTGATACGCTGTAACTCTTCCATAAGGTTTTCATCCACATGGAGACGTCCAGCCGTATCAATAATGACATAATCATTATGATTTTCTTTCGCCTGAGCAATCGCCTGGTTGGCAATATCAACCGGATTTGCCTCTGTTCCTAATGAGAAAACAGGCATATCCAGCTGTGTTCCCAGTGTTTCCAATTGATCTACCGCTGCCGGACGATAGACGTCACAAGCAACTAATAGCGGGTTGCGGTTATGATTTTTACGCAAATCATTCGCCAGTTTTCCGGTAGTTGTTGTCTTACCAGCACCTTGGAGACCGACCATCATAATAACCGTTGGAGAACGATCCGCTACAGCAATTTTACTTTGTTCGCCGCCCATTAAGTTGGTTAATTCATCTTTCACTACTTTGATAACCTGCTGTCCAGGCGTTAAACTTTCCATTACTTCCTGCCCGACCGCTCTTTCCTTTATCCGGGCAATTAACTGTTTCACTACTTTGAAGTTTACGTCCGCTTCCAGCAGTGCCAGGCGAACTTCTCTTGTCATCTCTTTCACATCTTGCTCGGAGACCTTGCCTTTACCGGTAATTTTCTTTATCGTACCTTGGAGACGCTCCGCTAATCCTTCAAATGCCATAGAAGGTATCCCCCTAATCTATATCTTGTAATTGTTGAACATATTTCTGTGCCTCCGGATCTTTTACTGTTTCCGAAAGCTTTTCAATAATTTGCGTTCTTTTTTCAAATCTTGAAAGAAGATGCAGCTTATCCTCATAAGACTCCAACGTTTTTTCCGTTCTTCTAATATTATCATACACAGCTTGTCTGGAAACTTCCAACAGCTCTGAAATTTCTCCCAAAGAATAATCTTCCCGATAATACATTTCCATATAGCTGCACTGTTTCGGTGTCAAAAGTGATTGATAAAAATCAAATAAATAATTAATCCGGTTCGTTTTTTCCAACAACGGGCACACCTCTTGTTAAGTGATTTTCCTTTACATTTATCATATCCAATCAAATCAGAAATTGTCAAGCAGCAGAAAAATCGGCTATGCTTATTCTGCTTCCTTCTCTTCCTCACTCATTCCCAAATCCGCAAACAAACCGTATACAAATGCATCTGCTTCAAACTGCTGCAGGTCATCGATTTTTTCGCCTAATCCCACATATTTGACCGGAATCTGTAATTCATTACGGATAGCCAGCACAATGCCGCCTTTTGCTGTGCCATCCAATTTGGTCAGAACAATGCCGGTTACATTCGTTGCCTCCGAAAAAGTACGTGCTTGTGTTAACGCATTTTGGCCAGTCGTTGCATCCAATACAAGCAGAACTTCCTGAGGAGCGCCTGGAATTTCACGTTCAATAACGCGCTTTACCTTAGCAAGTTCATTCATCAGGTTTACTTTATTCTGAAGTCTCCCGGCAGTGTCACAAATCAAAACATCTGAGCCGCGTGATTTGGCAGCCTTAATCCCATCATAAATGACTGCAGCAGGATCACTGCCTTCATTATGTTTAATAACCGGAACACCAGCACGCTCTCCCCAAATGTCCAATTGTTCGATTGCACCGGCACGGAACGTATCCCCGGCTGCCATAATGACATTTTTGCCATCTGCTTTTAATTGATGGGCAAGTTTACCGATACTCGTTGTTTTTCCAACGCCATTTACGCCGACAACAAGAATCACCTGTAATCCCTCTCCATCTACCTGCATATGCTGGATAGACGCATCTTCGTCACCATAATAAATTTCTACGAGTTTTTCGGAGATGACATCTTTTATTTCCGAGGAATCCTTAATATTTTGTCGTTTCACTTCCATTCGTAGTTCCTCAACCAGATCCATTACTGTCGTAACGCCGACATCCGCAGTAATAAGAACCTCTTCCAATTCTTCAAAGAAATCCTCGTCCACCTTGCGATAACGAGCGATGAGGTCATTTAATTTACCAGAAAAGGAATTCCTTGTTTTTTTCATTCCTTCCTGGTATTTTTCAGAAACTTCCTGTGTTTCTTCATTTTGCTTAAAGCGTTGTTTTAATTTATCCATAAATCCCATAGTGATATCCTCCTACGATTGCATCAATTCTTTTGTATCTTCCAACCGGACAGAAACGAGTCTTGACACGCCCGATTCCTGCATCGTCACCCCATAAAGAACATCCGCTTCTTCCATGGTTCCTTTACGATGGGTGATAACGATAAATTGCGTATCTTTACTGAATTGCTTTACATACTTCGCAAAACGGACAACATTTGCTTCATCCAGAGCTGCTTCTACCTCATCCAGTATGCAAAAAGGAACCGGACGGACACGTAAAATAGAAAAGAGAAGAGCAATGGCTGTTAAAGCACGTTCGCCACCAGATAAAAGACTTAAATGCTGCAGTTTTTTGCCGGGCGGTTGCGCAATAATATCGACACCTGTTTCCAATAAATTACTGGGATCGGTTAATTTTAATTCAGCATGTCCACCACCGAACAAGTGCTGGAACACATGAGAAAACTCTTCCTTTATTTTTGAAAAAGTAGTGTCAAATCTTTCTTTCATTTCTGTGTCCATCTCTTCAATAACAGTATATAGTGTTCGCTTACCTTCCACAAGGTCGTCCCTTTGTTCTTTTAAAAACTGATATCGTTCAGAAATACGCTCGTATTCATCGATAGCCCCTAAATTAATCGAACCTAATTGGCTGATTTGGTTCTTCAAGCGGCTGACAACCGCTTTTGCTTCATCCATATTTTCAACTTTGGAATAATCACGCTTTGCCATCTCATACGTCATCATATATTCTTTTTCAAGCTGCTGCAGATGGCTGTCAAGCTCTACATCCAAACGGTTAGATTTCACTTCCTGTTTCTGATATTGCTCATTTGTCGCTTTAAATTGTTCCTGGGCTTTTTTCAGCTTCTCTTCTAACGACTGTTGTTGTTCAGCGCTGGTTTTTCTCTTTTGACGCTGTTTTTCAATGCTTTCTGTTATTTCCTGTTTGGAATTTCTAGCATTGGTAATATTTGCTTCCATTTCTTCTTCTGTCTCTTCTTGATTTTTTATAGCCGCTATGGTTTCCAGTTCTTCGTTCGCTTCATTCTTTTCCTGAAGTGCCCGTTCAAGCTGCGTTTCCAAAGCTTTTGTATTTGCTTTTTGATTTTTATAACGTTCTTCCTGTTCTGCCAAGGCTACTTTCACTTCATAAAAAGTGTC
The nucleotide sequence above comes from Oceanobacillus timonensis. Encoded proteins:
- the ftsY gene encoding signal recognition particle-docking protein FtsY; translated protein: MGFMDKLKQRFKQNEETQEVSEKYQEGMKKTRNSFSGKLNDLIARYRKVDEDFFEELEEVLITADVGVTTVMDLVEELRMEVKRQNIKDSSEIKDVISEKLVEIYYGDEDASIQHMQVDGEGLQVILVVGVNGVGKTTSIGKLAHQLKADGKNVIMAAGDTFRAGAIEQLDIWGERAGVPVIKHNEGSDPAAVIYDGIKAAKSRGSDVLICDTAGRLQNKVNLMNELAKVKRVIEREIPGAPQEVLLVLDATTGQNALTQARTFSEATNVTGIVLTKLDGTAKGGIVLAIRNELQIPVKYVGLGEKIDDLQQFEADAFVYGLFADLGMSEEEKEAE
- the rpsP gene encoding 30S ribosomal protein S16; its protein translation is MAVKIRLKRMGAKRNPFYRIVVADSRSPRDGRFIEQIGTYNPVVNPVEVKIDEEKALDWMTKGAKPSDTVRNLFSKEGIMKNFHEQKNSK
- the trmD gene encoding tRNA (guanosine(37)-N1)-methyltransferase TrmD, with amino-acid sequence MHIDILTLFPEMFHGVMESSILKKAADKEQFSYQLIDFRDYSTNKHKKTDDYPYGGGAGMVLTPQPVFDAVEAVKKDSKSRPRVVLMCPQGEAYTQQKAEEFAQEDHLIFICGHYEGYDERIREHLVTDEISIGDYVLTGGELGAMVVVDSVVRLLPEALGNEASAKQDSFSTGLLEHPHYTRPADFRGMKVPDVLLSGNHANIDAWRRKESLKRTAQRRPDLLGNQALNEADKKILQEIKNNEK
- a CDS encoding KH domain-containing protein, coding for MKALIKSIVTSLVDYPDDIVIKETEEDSKVTYHLTVHPDDVGKVIGKNGRVAKAIRTVVYAANTGGNKRIFLDIM
- the rplS gene encoding 50S ribosomal protein L19 translates to MQQIIADVTKDQLRTDHPDFRPGDTLKVHVKVVEGSRERIQVFEGVVIKRQNGGISETFTVRKISYGIGVERTFPLHSPRVDKIEVSRRGIVRRAKLYYLRNLRGKAARIKERR
- a CDS encoding putative DNA-binding protein gives rise to the protein MLEKTNRINYLFDFYQSLLTPKQCSYMEMYYREDYSLGEISELLEVSRQAVYDNIRRTEKTLESYEDKLHLLSRFEKRTQIIEKLSETVKDPEAQKYVQQLQDID
- the rimM gene encoding ribosome maturation factor RimM (Essential for efficient processing of 16S rRNA); translation: MHTEKLKIGKIVNTHGVRGEVKILRVTDFEERFTPGNEVILVSDDGDTSLTIASHRIHKGFDLLTFEGYTNMNEVEKWKGLNLYIDKNQTEELEENAFYYHEIIGCVVQTTDGDTLGKVKEILSPGANDVWVVQRPGMKDLLIPYIEDVIKKVDIQTGVITVELMEGMLD
- the ffh gene encoding signal recognition particle protein; the protein is MAFEGLAERLQGTIKKITGKGKVSEQDVKEMTREVRLALLEADVNFKVVKQLIARIKERAVGQEVMESLTPGQQVIKVVKDELTNLMGGEQSKIAVADRSPTVIMMVGLQGAGKTTTTGKLANDLRKNHNRNPLLVACDVYRPAAVDQLETLGTQLDMPVFSLGTEANPVDIANQAIAQAKENHNDYVIIDTAGRLHVDENLMEELQRIKTDVKPDEIFLVVDSMTGQDAVNVAESFNDQLDITGVVLTKLDGDTRGGAALSIKAVTDKPIKFAGMGEKLDQLEAFHPERMASRILGMGDVLSLIEKAQTNVDEKQAKDLEEKMRSMSFTFDDFLEQMGQVRQMGPLDDLMSMIPGSNKMKGLKNAQLDESQLTEVEAIIQSMTKEERQEPSVINGSRRKRIAKGSGTSVAAVNRLLKQFSEMKKMMKQMTNMQKGKKGKGGGMKFPFM
- a CDS encoding YlqD family protein, with the protein product MKLIKKVPIKLVVTEESKEKIRQNFTNHKLRLEQECQQLQFEIRKLKNKNTNVRSDMESKFNQEIKNRQEKMKLLDFKIEQLDELEMGSEIVEKEVEALVEVEVGSDWNHIMKEQAIVIKDDKVIRIDD